Below is a genomic region from Streptomyces roseoviridis.
CGTTCACGATGGCCGTGACGACCGCGGTCGTGGGGGGCCGCCGGGCGATGATCTCGGCGGCGACCGGCGCCGTGGCCCTGGTCATCGCCCCGCTGAACCGCGAGCACGGCCTCGGGTACCTGATCGCGGCCGTGATCCTGGGCGGCGTCTTCCAGATCGTCCTGGGGGCGCTGGGGGTGGCGAGACTGATGCGGTTCATCCCGCGCTCGGTGATGGTCGGCTTCGTCAACTCGCTCGCCATCCTCGTCTTCATGGCGCAGGTCCCCGAGGTGACCGGTGTCCCCTGGGCCGTGTATCCGCTGATCGCCACGGGGCTGGCGCTGTTGGTGTTCCTCCCGAAGATCACCACCGCGGTCCCGGCACCGCTGGTCTCCATCGTCGTCCTGACCGTGATCACGGTCGCCGCCGGCATCGCGGTGCCGACCGTGGGCGACAAGGGCGAGCTGCCGTCCGCGCTGCCGGTGCCGGGGCTGCCCGACGTTCCGTTCACGCCGGACACGCTGACGACGATCGCTCCGTACGCCTTCGCCATGGCGCTGGTCGGACTGATGGAGTCGCTGATGACGGCCAAGCTGGTCGACGAGATCACCGACACCCGTTCGAACAAGACCCGTGAGTCCATCGGGCAGGGCATCGCCAACATCGTGACGGGCTTCTTCGGCGGCATCGGCGGCTGCGCCGTGATCGGTCAGACGATGATCAACGTGAAGGTCTCCGGCGCCCGCACCCGCCTGTCGACCTTCCTCGCCGGCGCGTTCCTGATGGTGCTGTGCATCGTCTTCGGGCCCGTCGTGTCCGACATCCCCATGGGTGCTCTGGTCGCCGTCATGGTCATGGTGTGCTTCGCGACCTTCGACTGGCACTCCGTCGCCCCGAAGACCCTGAAGCGGATGCCGGCCGGCGAGATCACCGTCATGCTGGTCACGGTCGTCTGTGTGGTCGTCACGCACAACCTGGCCGTGGGCGTCGTCGTCGGCTCGGTCACCGCCATGGTCATCTTCGCCAAGCGGGTGGCCCGCCTCGCGGACGTCACGGCCGTCACCGCCCCGGACGGCGGCACGGTCGTCTACCGGGTCACCGGTGAGCTGTTCTTCGCCTCCTCCAACGACCTGGTCGGCCGCTTCGACTACGCGGGCGACCCCGGCAGGGTCGTCATCGACCTGAGCGCGGCCCACATCTGGGACGCCTCCTCGGTCGCGACGCTCGACGCGATCGAGACCCGTTACGCCCAGCGCGGCAAGACCGTCGAGATCACCGGCCTCAACTCCCCCAGCGCCGACCTCCACGGCAGGCTCAGCGGAGAACTCGCGGGCGGGAACTGACGTCTCGCCCCGGCCGCGCCCGGCGGCTCGGGCGGGACGAGGCGTCGGCCGTCGGGGTCGCGCGCCGGTTCGCCGGCCGGGACCGCCGCGTGTGCCCGGTCCCGGCCGGGGTCCCTCGGGCCTGTCGCGGTCGGTGCGGATCAGGCGGCGCCGGTCGCCGTCGGGTCGCAGGTCCTGAGGCCGGTGACGTGGTTGAGCTGCGGCCCGTACCCGGCGAAGGTCGCCCACGCGCCGGGCTCGATGACGCGGCACGGGGCGACCTGACCGTCGGCGTACTCGACGGTGACGGCGACGGCGGCGTCGCAGGCGTTCTCGACCTGGGTGTAGCGCCAGCCCTCGTAGTACCGCACGCACTCCGG
It encodes:
- a CDS encoding SulP family inorganic anion transporter; amino-acid sequence: MSSLPSSPSSSALSSAAARLRGLKPDWLSDPKVWRTEVLGGLVVALALIPEAISFSVIAGVDPALGLFASFTMAVTTAVVGGRRAMISAATGAVALVIAPLNREHGLGYLIAAVILGGVFQIVLGALGVARLMRFIPRSVMVGFVNSLAILVFMAQVPEVTGVPWAVYPLIATGLALLVFLPKITTAVPAPLVSIVVLTVITVAAGIAVPTVGDKGELPSALPVPGLPDVPFTPDTLTTIAPYAFAMALVGLMESLMTAKLVDEITDTRSNKTRESIGQGIANIVTGFFGGIGGCAVIGQTMINVKVSGARTRLSTFLAGAFLMVLCIVFGPVVSDIPMGALVAVMVMVCFATFDWHSVAPKTLKRMPAGEITVMLVTVVCVVVTHNLAVGVVVGSVTAMVIFAKRVARLADVTAVTAPDGGTVVYRVTGELFFASSNDLVGRFDYAGDPGRVVIDLSAAHIWDASSVATLDAIETRYAQRGKTVEITGLNSPSADLHGRLSGELAGGN
- a CDS encoding alpha-amylase, which encodes MRHLLTLISRPAALAAATATGLLAASLTLAPTAAAATESAPPECVRYYEGWRYTQVENACDAAVAVTVEYADGQVAPCRVIEPGAWATFAGYGPQLNHVTGLRTCDPTATGAA